From the Manihot esculenta cultivar AM560-2 chromosome 14, M.esculenta_v8, whole genome shotgun sequence genome, the window CAAGCCAAACCCTTTTTTTATGCACGGATGGACTAAAACTTACTAGTTTCACTGAGATTCAGCAAGAGTTGGTCTCTTGAAGGGAGAGTGTACATTCCGGCATAAACGGCTGCCCTGACTGCCCATGTGTGGAATGGCGCACAAACTTGTGAATAAGCTGTTGTAGCTGCATCCTTCAGAGATTCATCACTGGAAggatcaaatttcaaaagattaAATCGCAAGATTTGTTGAGTTGTTGTTTATATGTAATTTAAGAATTGTCGGATTATGTATTAGAGATAAGTCAGGACCATACTCGGTTGACACAAACTGCTCAAATAAAGCTCTGATGAGATCAAGACCCTGCCTGACTCTGCGTAAATTACGAGAATGACTGCCTGCTGTTCGCACTGTGCCATTTGCAACATCCAAATCAAGCACACTTTGTAAAGTTTTGTGTCTCTTGGATGCATCCACAAGACTGGCAACCTGAAATGCACCAAATCATAGAATCAAGTTAGGGCACAATTTTTCACTCTGATGAAAGGTTCCGTGCATCTTATTCTTATGTTGATGGATTCTATAAATTAAAAGAAGTATGCTAATTAGGGAAATGAATAGGAATCGCTATAAGAAGAGAAAGAATGGACCTTTGCGACATACTCAGACTCGGCGAATTTGAAAGCGAGACCGAGGCAGCTGAAGAGAACAGAAACCGGGGAGCACGAATCACAGAACACATCCAATTGAAGCTCTCCCCGATCGACATCATTATCTTGATCCGTAATAGATTTTAAAAGCTTGGCTAGGTCCTCAAAGGCATCTACAATAGCGGACAACGGCGTTTGTCCACTGGCGTTTGGTTCAGCAGCTGCTGTGATGGAGGAATCTTGAAGAACGAGTTGTGGTGGTGGTGGCGGCGGCGGTTCTTGCAGGGCTGGGGTTGGATTGGAATTTAAGAAATACCTCCTCATTGTGGATTTCAAATTTGATAAATGGAATCATCAAAtcgaaagaaaattgaaaaggtaaaaaggaaattgaaatGGAAAATTGAATGGGAACATGAGGAGGAAAGCTCCAGGCGTGGATTCTTGGGTAGTGCTTCTTTTGTCAAAATTCCAAGTGTTTTTCTATCATTGGaaaggaataaaaataaaatcgtgGAGTTGTGAGGTTAATTGGAAAAGGTTTCGCTAGAATTGCGGTCTGCCTAACGAACAACGCCACATTCTTGATTCTTTTTGTTCTTCAGGTggcttttaattttatagttacACGCACACACTAACTGAAATCCTTCCACGGAGGTTTTCCTGCTACTTTCCCGCTCCTCTGAGGGTTCTTTGGTAAATTACGCTCTCATCTGCAACTTCTGGGTTGGACTCACCTCAACGGCCCATTCTAGTCCAGGCCCATAtcataaaaataagagaaaatctATTATTTAGTTGCTGTACTTCATTATGTAGAAActcaaattcatttatttttaaaaaatatattaaaatatttataaaattttaaaaaatttattaatttaaattttgttaattttgataGTGGtgtgttttattatttattttatataatataaaaaacttattatttataaaaattatattaaatattttataatttaaaatatttaaatggcaAAATTAAAAGCGTaacgattttttaaaatataaaagaatatattttaaaattaaaagattagctaataattttttttatataatatagactaaataataactttttaaaaataaaatttacatagGAAGGGGTTGATTAATTGATTCTACAACTCTTTTTTCACATACTATATGTAGATTTATTCATAGTATCAGATTCTACTCTAATTGTGTACAAACTATGTCAAGTTGGAGCTGGGTTAAACCTTGTTCGTAAGCTCCACTGCCACCCCATCATCTTTAGAGTCGCTGACTTCTTTAGTGTGGATCTGAATGGGCTTGAAAGTATACATCTTGGCgcaaattaaatagtaaacaaGATTAATGGCTTGCATCAATGTGATCAACCAGTAAAAATACTCGAGTTTCCCCTTGTTCAAATTGTTATCAGGAAGCCAGTTTGATCCATCAGGGCCAGCACTAAACTTGTGCACTAAGGTAACCAGAAGGGTGCTCACATAATTCCCAAATGAAATCGCTGTCCAAAATAGTGCCATAGCTGTGCTTCTCATGCTTTCTGGTGCTTGATCATAGAAGAATTCTAAATGCCCAATAGACATGAAAGCTTCTGCTATCCCATGAAGAGAATATTGTGGGACGAGCCAGAACACTGAGATGGGAATAGATTCATGAGAATTCAACAGGCCATTAGCTGCAGCTACATGTTTTCGCTTGATTTCCACGAAGCCCGCAACTAGAGTAGCTAATATAGATATGACAAAACCAATACCCATCCGGTGCAAGAATGTTATGCCGCGTTCAAGCCCTGTGAATCTACGAGCAAAAGGAACGAAGAAACGATCATATATGGCTATTGTTGTGAGCATGGAGGTCATGGTGAAGACAGACATGGAACCAGCAGGGATTTGAAAGGATTTTGAGAGATGCCTGTCCATGGACTTGGCTTGTTGGAGGGAAAATGTGCTTTGTTGGGCATAGGCTGTGATTAGGAGAATTCCAGCTGCCCAAATAGGTCCCATTCTTATAACAGATTTCAGTTCTTCTACTCTGTGTACTGTGTTTAGTCTCCATAAATTGGGTGTTTGGCCTGCTTTCAGTTGGTCTTCTTCTGTCACAATGGCTGCCTTGTCAAGCAACCTGCATTTTTGTAATATGTTAGCAAAAATAAACTCGACTTCAcgtatgtatgttatattaaTTTGCATACGAGGGGGAGGGGATCtaagagaaaattatttctCGGATAATAAAGCAGCTGGACTTCCAGGTTCAAATAAGAGAAATATatgtgaaaataattaatagaattatttttgttcgatgaaaaaaatattatttattacttaAAAAATTCGTTACTTTagcttaaaatattaaaaatttcttttaaactttttctttgaaaaaaaaaatcttaaattaaaGATATTCTTactatcaatttaaaatttatgcaCAAATTTCTAACTCTAACATatatctctttttctttcaCCAATGCCTTCCCTTCTTCTCATTCTCTTCCCTTTATTTTCCTCTTCTTAATTTCCTCAATTTCTAAGTAAAGTTTGAAACCTTTCCCATTGTTTTCATCATTTATTTATTCCCTTTCAACCATTTTAAATATTGAGTAATATTTCTCAGATTTTACATTcccaattttcattttaaattaaaaaaaaataccaaataaatttttttaatatataatcagAAATATTTATAGGGAGGAGTGTGTGAAGTATCaaacctttaaattttttttatataataattaattataatgaattttatataaaatttattataattaataattaatacttAGCTGTTGCACAAGTAATGTTttgtttgatttaaatttaCTGTAATTAATAATGATGAAtaatagttttttattattaaaattctgtttattttacagaaaatatttttcatatttttaaatattctaaaaaaatttaactaagaaaaatatttttttaataaaaaaattaaatcatttaaaaaaaactttttagttaaaaaaataaattattttttacaatttaaaattcttattaaatcttttatatacgaatttattaatattttttaaattaaaattaagaagtaaaatataaattataaaaaatgttaaaaaaataatttttaaatatgatttattttctgCAATTAAACAGGGCGAAATAAACTTTCCCAGAAGAGGCTAAGGCCTTATTGCTTAAGTGGGCCTCAACAAAAAACCAGTGACTACGCTATGAAGGGCATAATATGTATTTTAGGGTGGGCACCGCAAGGGCATAATATGTTGAAAAACACGAACAAGTGAGCTGGGGATGACCTCAAAGGCTTTTGTTGTTTTGCAGAAATCAAATCCTAAATCAAAATGATTATAGTAATTATCAGTAAATCCCTTTGAAACTCCGTCCTTTAAAGTttgttttttagaaaaaaaaaaaaaaaaaagagaaaaagctaAGGCTAAGCGAATTAGCGATCCAGAACATGTTATGTTGAAGGACCGACCGAAGGAGATTAGCACTACCAAGCCGTCCTATGACACCATATGTATGGAAGTGCAAGAAAAGGACAACTCTATGCACATGTAATCAATCACACAGCTTTATGCACAAGTGtatgtgagagagagagagttaaaATTACTTCATGTGTTTAGTGTGAAGCAGCTTTCCTCCAATGGAAATTGGAGCATCCAGTTCTTCGTTTTGGTACAGTAACATAGGATCCGACACCATAGGCAGCTTCCTCTTCCTAAATGCAGCTACCGACACTTGTAACAGCCTGGTAAATGGACTCCCAGCTGGATCCAAGTTCCGGTAAAGAGGGTATCCAACAATAAATGCAATAATTGATAGAAACATAGCTATACTTGGGATTCCAAGGCCCAATCCCCATCCAACGTTGTCTTGTACATACACAAGCATTGTAACAGCCAGCAGTATAGACACCCCCATCACGAAATAGTACCAGTTGAAGTATTTCCATGTCTTTGTTGATTGCTTAGGATCCGTTTCATCAAACTGGTCTGCCCCGAATGCAACCACGCAGGGTCGGATCCCCCCAGATCCTAAAGCTGTCAGTAGTAGAGATGCATATAGGACAGCTAGTTGTCCTGTGTTTGCTTCTTTGCAATAATCTCCTTTGCATGGCGGTGGCCTAAGATTTGGAAGTATGGCCGAGAGTGTTAAGCTTGTCATGCCCTGATATATAGTCGCATAATCAAACGAAATGGTGAATTtcttgaaaggaaaaagaaagggaCTCATCAAAGTTCATAAATTCTCATCACTAATTTTCACTTTTCATCTTACGTAATCGCGCAAGGGAAGAGAAAGAGatttggagagagagagagagagagagagaagtgtTTACTATTTGGTATAATATGGACGCGACTGTTATAGTCCAGAACCGGCCAGCAAAAGCATCAGCGCAGAAGGCACCGATGAGAGGTGTGAGGCTTGCAGTGCCTGAAAAATTGGTGAGGGTATTTGCTGCTTTAGTTAATGGCATATGAAGCTGGGTTGTTAAGTAGCTAATCATATTGGTATTAAAACCCACCACCGCCAGCTTCTCGCACGCCTCATTAGCTTCAGCAAAACAAAAGCCAAAGCTACCGTCAAGAAATCACCATGCATGCACAAAGCAAAGCAAGAACTTTTCGATATATTCTTAAGGAACACAAGATCTTACCAAATATGAAAGGCATTGTCACCATTCCGCCCTTCTGCCTTTTGGCATGGACACCCTTCTCCTCCATTTTCTCCATTTGCATTTCTTTGTGTTAAACTGGCATCTTAGGAAACCTATATATAGGCCAGTGATGTGTGACAGGTAAAGACAACAAAGGTTTTTAAGTTTCATCCTCAATTTTCTTCGGTTTTGTATTATTGCAGTGAGAGACATCTATGTGATCCACTTCAAAAGCCAAAAAaaaggacaaaaaaaaaagtgatgtAAGATGCTAATGTTCTGGTGATGGATAGATGAAGCCGCTGGAGTCTGGACTCTTCtccataatgataatatttgcaTTTAACTTGCTCTATATTGATAATATACAAAGAATAGGACCATAAAAGATATGTAAACTATTCCATTCGGTCCGACTAGGCAAGAGAAGGCTCGGTTTATGGAGTATGTAGATCAAACCATTAATATCCCTTGACCTCGCTCGTGTTCAAAGTGAACAAGCTGACCACTTCAAAACCTAAACTACAAATGGAAATTAAATGTGGAGGCTACTTTGAAGACAAATACAAATCTTGACCGACCTCTTCAAAACCTAGAGTGAACGgacatatctcttcaaaactcaaactaCAACGAGACATTGAATACAGGCCCAGCCGATTTCAGTGATCGGAAAAAACTCACCCTTACATAAGTCTGATGAGCCTGTGTGACTTGATGAAACCAGAGTAAGATGCCGACTTCCAACACGATAGTTGACCCCTCTaactgttagtgtatatgccctagaccattatcttggacctttttgtatgtcattttggttattaataaaagatgtttttatcattattatttgtttgcatgttacataataatgattatcatcattggttacttattattatattgataataataaaatataactggtatggttattgattgataatcatgagatgattatgtatatgttgatataattcaataatcataaatacttgttggagaacaaagtattggatggacccgcattgagatcactacatgggtcattgtcataagtgaatttcaaaatagttatgttttaatcctttgacttgagattgtcatagtttccaacataaggactattatgttttgacataaccaaacgttgtctttaatcggacaatcataaaagttatgattgagcataataaaaattatgtagaggataatgaacaatcaagatatgatttgtccctctctatgagagagatatcttctgggcccctcgataagtgagattgagaaatgcatgaccgtgctcaaatgaattgatagtgtgatcaatatcatttgaatttatcagtctacttagagatcgagaaatcataagtttgaacattataagtttgacattgaccatgacttatgttcaaactagatatcgtgtgacaaagggattaattcatgttctatttgtTAGACTTTAtcagactattgatcctcatattagttgggtagtcataatatcttgctagaggccacttatgacttatgggcctattgccaattaatgtgagtctattgggtcacacacaaaagaacgttgttgatgtgctatgtcatattaatgggcccAAAgcctattaatataattaataataataaagtgttattattattaataattaataataataaaatgttattattattattaatataattaataataataaaatgttattattattaattatttattattatgagataataatatttaaaagatctgcagtctatctgtaagtgttatagataaaggactctatcacataagatatttgagtatctgcgagattgtgatagttggttatgaacacaattccttttaggaaaaggagttgtaggcaaaatacaactccttttaggaaaagaagtTGTGAGAAAAACACAacttcttttaggaaaaggatttgtgtgaaaacaaaagactgaaacatataaataccccttctacgaattgtggagggGATGTTTTTTgggaaaactcagtctaaaagattgcagattgtggagcacataatctatccatctttgagagaactagcactctagaaggatagaagacattcgtgtggataccatagagggtgttcatttgaaaaggcagcaccatcagtccaacattgtatcttctcaacGAGATTAACAGATTAGTCTCCAATCCTTTTGTAAATTAAACGAAACACTCGGATTCTGagaaaggaaatcaacagagattttatttttccgctgcgcaactgggttgcaataatctcagaatttcccaacagtggtatcagagcctatctgtgcttttcgtttaaattaattatgccatgattgatattatatatgcgatatatatttattagaatGGTATGATAATTGTGGATaaatgattggatcatttagataactttaatttttgttagaaaaattaaattaaaatttttgaatttaaaatcaaaattattttgattcattgttttaagttttaattgttaaactaaaacaacaacaattaattaattaattaattaaatagttaattaattaattaattaaaatggatTTTATAGAAATCTGGAAAATGATCTGCAGCGGTTGGAACGCCGTGCACAGCTGCAGATTGCGTGACCAATGGGCGCGCACTTGGAGGGCCGCGCGCCCCGGAGGGCCGCGATCCCCAGTGGGTCGCGCACTGGCGTGGCGCGCCTCGCGCGCCCGTGGGCCGCGCACCGGTGGTTCGCCCGCCGGTGAGTCGCGCGACGGATGGTGCGGCCAGAGCCTCTTCCTGAGGAAGAAGATCCCCTATTTAC encodes:
- the LOC110599974 gene encoding ACD11 homolog protein, whose amino-acid sequence is MRRYFLNSNPTPALQEPPPPPPPQLVLQDSSITAAAEPNASGQTPLSAIVDAFEDLAKLLKSITDQDNDVDRGELQLDVFCDSCSPVSVLFSCLGLAFKFAESEYVAKVASLVDASKRHKTLQSVLDLDVANGTVRTAGSHSRNLRRVRQGLDLIRALFEQFVSTDDESLKDAATTAYSQVCAPFHTWAVRAAVYAGMYTLPSRDQLLLNLSETNQTAEKKMRRYINASLPVIEYIDKLYISRNISLDW
- the LOC110600455 gene encoding protein NRT1/ PTR FAMILY 3.1 isoform X1 gives rise to the protein MQMEKMEEKGVHAKRQKGGMVTMPFIFANEACEKLAVVGFNTNMISYLTTQLHMPLTKAANTLTNFSGTASLTPLIGAFCADAFAGRFWTITVASILYQIGMTSLTLSAILPNLRPPPCKGDYCKEANTGQLAVLYASLLLTALGSGGIRPCVVAFGADQFDETDPKQSTKTWKYFNWYYFVMGVSILLAVTMLVYVQDNVGWGLGLGIPSIAMFLSIIAFIVGYPLYRNLDPAGSPFTRLLQVSVAAFRKRKLPMVSDPMLLYQNEELDAPISIGGKLLHTKHMKLLDKAAIVTEEDQLKAGQTPNLWRLNTVHRVEELKSVIRMGPIWAAGILLITAYAQQSTFSLQQAKSMDRHLSKSFQIPAGSMSVFTMTSMLTTIAIYDRFFVPFARRFTGLERGITFLHRMGIGFVISILATLVAGFVEIKRKHVAAANGLLNSHESIPISVFWLVPQYSLHGIAEAFMSIGHLEFFYDQAPESMRSTAMALFWTAISFGNYVSTLLVTLVHKFSAGPDGSNWLPDNNLNKGKLEYFYWLITLMQAINLVYYLICAKMYTFKPIQIHTKEVSDSKDDGVAVELTNKV
- the LOC110600455 gene encoding protein NRT1/ PTR FAMILY 3.1 isoform X2; its protein translation is MQMEKMEEKGVHAKRQKGGMVTMPFIFGTASLTPLIGAFCADAFAGRFWTITVASILYQIGMTSLTLSAILPNLRPPPCKGDYCKEANTGQLAVLYASLLLTALGSGGIRPCVVAFGADQFDETDPKQSTKTWKYFNWYYFVMGVSILLAVTMLVYVQDNVGWGLGLGIPSIAMFLSIIAFIVGYPLYRNLDPAGSPFTRLLQVSVAAFRKRKLPMVSDPMLLYQNEELDAPISIGGKLLHTKHMKLLDKAAIVTEEDQLKAGQTPNLWRLNTVHRVEELKSVIRMGPIWAAGILLITAYAQQSTFSLQQAKSMDRHLSKSFQIPAGSMSVFTMTSMLTTIAIYDRFFVPFARRFTGLERGITFLHRMGIGFVISILATLVAGFVEIKRKHVAAANGLLNSHESIPISVFWLVPQYSLHGIAEAFMSIGHLEFFYDQAPESMRSTAMALFWTAISFGNYVSTLLVTLVHKFSAGPDGSNWLPDNNLNKGKLEYFYWLITLMQAINLVYYLICAKMYTFKPIQIHTKEVSDSKDDGVAVELTNKV
- the LOC110600455 gene encoding protein NRT1/ PTR FAMILY 3.1 isoform X3; this encodes MISYLTTQLHMPLTKAANTLTNFSGTASLTPLIGAFCADAFAGRFWTITVASILYQIGMTSLTLSAILPNLRPPPCKGDYCKEANTGQLAVLYASLLLTALGSGGIRPCVVAFGADQFDETDPKQSTKTWKYFNWYYFVMGVSILLAVTMLVYVQDNVGWGLGLGIPSIAMFLSIIAFIVGYPLYRNLDPAGSPFTRLLQVSVAAFRKRKLPMVSDPMLLYQNEELDAPISIGGKLLHTKHMKLLDKAAIVTEEDQLKAGQTPNLWRLNTVHRVEELKSVIRMGPIWAAGILLITAYAQQSTFSLQQAKSMDRHLSKSFQIPAGSMSVFTMTSMLTTIAIYDRFFVPFARRFTGLERGITFLHRMGIGFVISILATLVAGFVEIKRKHVAAANGLLNSHESIPISVFWLVPQYSLHGIAEAFMSIGHLEFFYDQAPESMRSTAMALFWTAISFGNYVSTLLVTLVHKFSAGPDGSNWLPDNNLNKGKLEYFYWLITLMQAINLVYYLICAKMYTFKPIQIHTKEVSDSKDDGVAVELTNKV